The window TTCTTTCGAGAACAGCCAAATCGACGCGGCAATGCAGAACTTGTTGTGAACGAAAAAGGGCACTCCGACGAATATACGGAGTGTCCTTTTTTTCAACGACAGCAGGCTGAAATTAGGCGACCGTCGCGTGTTCGGGAAGACGTTTTATATCTTCCGACAGAAATCTGTCCGCATCTTCGGGCGAGAAGCGTTTCCCGTAAAGTTGCACATCAGCCCCTAATGTACGGGATACACCGTCTTTCAGCACCTTTTTCATCGTGGCACTACCGAGGAACACGATATGTTCCGCTACATATTCAGGCTTCAAGCCCAAAATTTTGCACTCACGGCAATACCTGCGGCTGTCAAGCAGGATATTTACCTGCTCCATGAAATCAGCCCAAAACTTGTTTGCATCCGAGTAAGCCGCATTCATAAATTTGTTGATGCAGGCCAATTTAATTTCGTTATCCTTTTTCAGTTGGACATCGAAAACGGGCCGCGCCTGCGTCATTACCCGCCACATCGGGGGCGTAGTCGAACGGCGGCGGCGCGAGGTCGAATTTGTCTGCGGCTCTTTCTGCTCGGTGGCAGGGGCAGTCAGGATGGTTGCGGCAGGAGCCGTTACTTGGTTGGTTGCAGCGACCTCGGCTGCGGGAATGATAGCATTTGCCATATCTTTTAAGTACTCCCTTACGGGAGGGGCTAAAATTATTCTGCATCCCTTGCCCAAGCGTTTGCAGGTCGTCGGGTTTATCCCTTTCGACACTACAAAGATTTGACTTTTCGCACCCCAAACACGGGGAGTGAAATAAAGGGCGTTTTTACTCTCCCTTTGCAAATTACAGATAAACAGCGGAATAAGTTGCAGGCATGCGCCCTTTGCAGGACTTAATTATTCCTTTTAACGAATCGTCGCTATACAAAAAGCTGTCATTGCGGGTAAATTCATAGAGGTAACAGATACGCGAAATCAGCAACAGCCGATTCAACGAAACACTCTTGTCGGGTTGCTTTGGGCGGTTGTCCCCCAATAAAGCGTTCAGCATATCCCGATACATCTCCACAGTCCGATAAATCCGAAACGACGTACTCGGATAGGTTTCGTCGAAATTGCCCGTGTCAATCCCGTAATAGTGAATCTTCCTGCCTTTGCATTCCCGTTCATAGGTTTCCCGCAGCCAGTCCAAAATCCCACGCTTTATAACGGGCAGAACCTCGACTTTCTTTCTGTTCTTTTTAAGGGTTATTTCAATATCATCGTCCGTGAAATCCTCGCCCAACTCTTTGAACAGATTTTGCACCGCCTTATCCAAAGACGCGGGTTTCACAAGGCTGTAGTTTTTAAACGAGGTTTCGACATAATCGTAAATAAAGACCAGCGCAAACCAGAATTTCTCGACATCCAGCCCCAATCCCATAACCGTAGCGATTATATCGTCGTTAGCAAGATAATCCGACTTGGCAAAGGGCATCTTAATCTTACCCGTACAGTAGCGATATTCAAACTGCGGCGTGCGGATTCCATACGTCTGTTCATCGCATCCGCAGGCAATATCGACATACTCGCGCAACTCTCGGCGCATCGGGTCGAAATCCCAATGCACAATCTTATCGTTTTCATCCATCAGTAAGGATTCATACATACTCTTACGAATGGCATCGGCCTCTTTTTCATTCATAAAATAGCGTTTTACACCCAAATTTACGGCTTTTTACGTGTACATCGCACTTATTTACCGTGCAAAAACCGCTATTAGCACTTAAAACACGTGTTCGAAAGGAATTTCAGAACAGCCGCACCATGTACCGAACCGCTAACAGTACTGAATTACATGACACGAAAGGCGTTTTAGAACAACGGACTATGTAAAACACCCGCTAATACTGCTTTTTGCACATTAATTTCCCCGTTGAACACACTCCGCCACCCCGTAAACAGCCCTATAATGCCATTTAAGACATAGATAAAAATGTTCGGATTAATTGCTGTCCGACCTTTGTTCCCAATAAAAAAGGTGCTATCTTTATAATACGAAAAAGGAGTAATCCTAATGTCGAGTCCGTCCATAATCGGGAGGTGTTTTTCAGCACCTCTTTTTCTTGTTTCCGAGTGTAATATTTTTTGATTCCGAAATGGACTTTCTCTTTAATAATAACATTACAAGATTAAAAATAATTACAGATTTTATTTCATGAAAAACAAATTACTTATGCGAAACTGAACCATCGACGCACCCAAAGGTGCAAAATTTCTTCGGGACTTTATGACCGAAATTCCCGTGAATTGTCTATTTAACAAGAAAAAGACGGGGTGCGGGGCTACCGAACTGGCTATCCGCAATTCCATTCCCACCCTTATCGCTATGCCTTACGTGGCATTGGTGAAGAACAAGACCGTCTGCCGCACCGACGATATAGAGGTGTTGGGTGTTTACGAAGACATTACCGAGTGGGACATCACGCAATTCGCCCGTACCCATTCCCCCTTAAAGATAGCCACGACTTACGATTCCCTGCCGCGTGTCGTTTCCGCTTTACAGAGCATCGGCATAGACCCTTACAAAGAGCTGTTCCTGCTGGTGGACGAGTGGCACGTGCTGTTCAACTCCTATTCGTTCCGACACCGAGCCATCCGAGAACTGCTTGCGACGGCGGCACGCTTCGACCGTGCGACCTACATGACGGCAACGCCCATAGAACGGGAATACATGTTGGAGGAACTGCGACACCTGCCGACCTGCGAAATCGACTGACCCGACCTTACGGAGGTCAAGGTACGTTCGCGGCAGACCAACAAACCCGATAAATATATCGTCTCGGAGTGCGCCAAAGTCCTGCGCGACGAATTGCCCTATAACCTGCATATCTTCGTCAACAGCGTGGAATTTATCGCAAAGGTCATCGACACGCTCAAACTCGCTCCCGAAGCCGTTAAGGTAGTCTGTTCCACGAGCGGGGAAAGTCGGCAGGAGAACCAGCGCAAATTAGGCAATGCCTATCCCATCGGCCAGCCCTCCGACCCTGCGAAGAAGATAAACTTCTACACCTCGACCTGCTTCGAGGGGTGCGACATCTTCGACCCCGACGGCGTTACATTCATCGTCAGCGACGGACGAAAGGCGCACACGCTGTTGGATATTTCAACGCTCTTTACGCAGATATGCGGACGCATCCGAGATTCCCGTTACAAGGCGCAAATCGTGCACGTCTATTCCACGACCAAATACAGCAAGGCCGTAACGCTCGACGAATTTGTTGCGGCTACCCAGCGGACGCTTGCCCAAGCCGAAAAGTTTGCATCCGACATCAACGCAGTAGACGAACCGAGCCGAGAGAAACTATTGAAGAAAATCCCCTACATCAACGAACAATATGTGCGGATAGTCGATAACCGCCTTGTCGTGGAAAAGAACCTCGCCAACATGGACATCGTGAACTTTAAGATAAGCCGACATATTTATGCGACCTATGTAAACCTTACCGACGAACTGCAACGAAACGGCTACAAAGTAACGGTGCAGACATACAGCAAGGTCGTGGAACACCTTGCGGCCAACCCGACAGCGCGGACTACTTTTCGGGAGTTGTTCGACGAATACTGCCGACTGAAAACAATGACCGAGCAATTTTTCGTGGTAGAAAGCCCTGCCGAATTATGCGCCGTGATAGAACAACGGCATCCGCTGGTGAAGCAGGCTTACGACCAGTTGGGAACGGCTAAAGTGCAGGCGTTGAAATACCATGTCGGCAACATCCGCCGAGAGTTGGTAAAGGGGCTTTCAATCGGCGACGACTATAAAATCGTGAAGATGATAAACGACGCATTTCAGAAGCAGACGCCGATTGCCAAAAACAAGGCGAAAGAACGCTTGCAGGAGATTTACGACACGTTAGGACTGACACGAAAAGCCAAAGCGACAGACCTCGCACAATGATACGAGATAAAGGACGCACCGACACGAATAGAGGGTAAACCGACCGCGTGTGTGACAATTATCAGGGACAAGTTCGTGAGAAGATAGAGGGCGATTACGACCTTATATAAAGAAAAACACCACACATAAGACATTACAACTGTAAACCAATTCAATCAATAATTTCTTATATTTGTACAAAACGTACAATGATGAATAGCATAATATTTATGTGGATAACAATAATAGTTAATATTTTAGGATGGTTTATATTACATATACTATCTAAACGTCGAGATTTATCCAACAAGAAAAAAGAAATTACCATCCAATATCTAATAACAGCATGGCAATTATTAGAAAATGCATCTAACCGCAACGATGGCACTCGGAATGCTGATGTTGAAAAAGCTATTGCGAACATTCAACTATTCGGAACCCCAACACAAATACAATTAGCTCAAAAATTATCTGATGAAATTGGGGATACTCAGCAAGGAGATACTAAACCTCTTCTTATTGAATTAAGAAAAGAGTTGAGAAAAGAGTTAGAGTTAGAAGTTGTTGGAGATAAATTAAGACATTTACGTTTTAATAAAAAAGCCTTATAGTTAGGGCTTTTTTATTTTATCCATGCAGACAATCCCTATTTTTCACCCCTCCCCCTTTTCAGATGGAAAACCGAATTTTTATCCATCCCATTTAATAGGATTCCACATAAAACAGACCACCCCTATCTGCGTCCGAAACCATATAACCACATAGAATTATTTGCATTATATAGAATCGGAAAGCTATTCTTACATGGAGATATGCCGCCCTTTTTAGTTGGTTATGAATGGAGTTATCTTTTTACAAGTAATGGGGAATAACTCTAAACTTTACAGACCATGAAAACATTAAATGAAAGGGCGACAGAAATTCTGCAAGCCTTGTTAGCCGTGCGGTCTTACAGAATCGACCACGGAAACGGAGTTTACACACGCTTACGTGCCGCAATGATTGGGCGCAATGGAAAGTACAACCTTATTTCGCTGGTAGAATACTACGAAGCTAAAGGTAAACTTGCGCAGAGTACAGAAATGAATTTTGCATTTGACACAAGTACAAAGCAGTTTATCCCGTACTATTACTGCAACAAAACTCTCCGCATTGAATCGCATAGTGCGTACCCGACAGAAAACGGAATGGAGAATTGCACCGAGGAACGACAGGCTGACCACACAAATTTTGCAAACCGATGGCTAATACGCATGAACTCGCAACAACCGATGATATGAATGCGCAACGAGTAGTACAGAATTGTGTTTTGAAGAATCAAAGCACGGTTATCGAGGAAATGATACGGGCAAACCTTATTTCCGAAGAATATCTTTATCCGTTCGTAGATGATGTCATGGAATGGTGGCTGATTGATTCTTGGCTGGCCGAACGACTGAAAGCGCAAGGCGAGGTTATCATCGAGGAATACGGTTGCTACTGGTGGGGCAGGCAATCCAGCGGTCAGGCTAT of the Alistipes senegalensis JC50 genome contains:
- a CDS encoding DUF6908 domain-containing protein yields the protein MKTLNERATEILQALLAVRSYRIDHGNGVYTRLRAAMIGRNGKYNLISLVEYYEAKGKLAQSTEMNFAFDTSTKQFIPYYYCNKTLRIESHSAYPTENGMENCTEERQADHTNFANRWLIRMNSQQPMI